The Populus nigra chromosome 4, ddPopNigr1.1, whole genome shotgun sequence genome contains the following window.
AGCAGCGATATACTTACAagcaaattatacaatttttttgtaCAAATTAATGTGACAATTACTGTAATTAAGTTCAACCAATCATGTAAAATGTGCGAGATCCTCGGCCCATCACCTCCGATCACTTAATTGCTTGTATGCAAACATCTTatcctaaaacattcatgaaagAAAATGGCTATGGAGGAAACAAGTAACTGAGCATATATAGCACATTGACCCAGTAGTTCAGGTTTGTTGCCTTGATTTATACTTTTCGGTTTTTGTCGTGCTCCAATTTGGCCCAACAGGCATCATTTCCCTTGACCATTCCCTATGGAGTAATTGTAAACTTGCCTTTCTAAGTTATTCCTAGAGCAAAAGGTATCAATGAAGACTCCTTCATGCTATCTtgaataacttctttttttacacTACATTTTTTTTCCGTGAAGTGGGATATACGTGGATCGATCTTTTCAGACCACCACCATGCTGCTTGGAACTAAATATATTAGGTCACGTTGGTTCTTGAATTGACAGAAGccactatatatatttatgataaCTACAGATGCATCAAATACATTAATCATTTATGGGAGATATaaagcctatatatatatatatatatatatatatatatatatatatatatatatatatatatatatatatatatatatatatattgaaggacttgtatattttttttgaaattctcaTAAGAATTAAGAACTTCAACCCTAATTACACTAAGCATGTTGGAATGGActcaaattatttaattgatttgtgcAATAGATactgttattattaatttattaatcattATTGTAACATATTCCTAAATGATTTGATCCACATGTATTATATAGATGCCTGTAATATCGATTTGTCAAATGGGACTAATCAAGTTATCATGGAGGCACAGAAATTAATGCACTCACACAAGACAGAAACATGGGACTTCCCTTGACTTGTGTTAGAAGGGACTTAATTACCTTCCCTTGCAACCCGGGGAGCAAAACTGAACTTGAACGAACATCAAGCTACCAAGATAGAAATGATATCATTTGTtcactaatttaaattttattttatttttttctttactttaaattaattttttaatgttttcatattattttgacatgttaatattaaaaataatttggatgctcaaatttaaattaattaattcccaAGATAGAGctgatttataattaatttattaatttggacgctcaaatttaaattaatttgaacaaATGAATTTGTCCGAAATTAACCTTAATAATCAAGATTGGAGAAAATTCAAGTCATTAATTTGCACTCCTAATTTTCATTATGCGATGCGATGCTCATATATTTTTACATGTGTTTTTCTCCCCCAAAGATGCCGTGCGTATGCGAGAGTGGCACCATGTTGAGTATCATGATAAGGAGGAGGAGAGAGCGGGAAGGAGCTGGAGCTGGAGCTGATTAGCATCCCATGATCGGCAATCGGTGGACCCCAAACAACTGCGTACACATCAACATCAATGCATTCACATTCCTAGAAATCAAGAGCCCCCCTTAAGACACGCCCTGTAGGTCCAACCCTATTTCCCATGTCCCACGCGCCACCATTGACCACCCCTTGGAATCCCCCCAATCCCTTCACAAAATTACTAGAACTGCCTGTTGAAACTATTAATTGTAACGTTCTCCTGGGAAACCTGATTACACCAGCGTTATGTATTGAGCTCTCATCagttttagtttaatttgttatGTTGTTTGTCATTTTCTAATCTTAATAACGCttaactcttttttattctGGTTAAAAAGCTTTCACCTTTTTGCATTTCCTTGCAAGAAATTCATGAATTTCTTTTCCATCTCGTGAACAAGCTTCAAGGATTTAAAGGATATGTTAAGAACAGGCTTGTTGCCAGAAATTGCAAcagagaagaggagaaaaaatagtaaaaagaaGGGCTTCTAGCTCAAGTACAAACTGGAGGGACGACAAAATGATCTTTGGATAGCAGGCTTTCTAAGACATTTTGAGGTGGGGAAAGGAGAAAACATGGGGGTGTAATTGGGACCCGATAGTGTGTGAGAGACAAAAGAGTGAGGGAGAAGTAGGACCCACACACCGCCCATGCGCACGCTCTTACCAAAACTAAACCCTTCTATCATGGACCCGATGGGATTAGCCCTTCACCTAACCCTAACCCACAGCACACATTATCTATCTGTACCCAAAACCCAGAACACAAGAGGAACCACCACCCCTCTCTTATCAGCTAGCTTTAGCCTTTTTCTGCtgttcattttctcccaaaccTTTAACCAACAGCTCTCTTTATCTTCGTGGGATAGGAGCTAGCTAGACACTTGAGATTATAACCTAGCTAAgagattaaaacaaaagaaatcacCTTGTagagagggaaagaaaaggaTATATGGGCTTGATTCAGTTAATTTATttctgctgaaattttggtgGCTGATGCTTGAAAGACCATCCTTTTCCATCTTTTGGTGAAGGTTGGTGTTGGATTTGATCCATTTACAGATCatccaaagaaaaagaagtcaaaaaaggaaggaaagggACAAATCAAGAACCACCTAAGAATCTCCTTGCTgctatctttctatttttttgggcTCGTTTCTTGTATGTTTCAGCCAATTTAATTAGGTTGATTTCAAGCTACCAAAAAGAAATGGATCCAGTTGCGGCTCATGGGCGTCCTCTTCCTCCACCTTTCCACACAAGAGATTTTCATCTACATCAATTTCAACACCAGCAACAACAGAATTCTGAAGATGAACAAAGCGGTAACGGTAACTTAAACCGTGGTCAAAAGCGAGAGCACGCTGAAATCGCCACTAATAATAACAACACAGCAGAAGGCAAAGAATTAGTTCCTTCAAGCGCTGGTGGAGAAGGAGAAATTACAAGAAGACCAAGAGGTAGGCCTGCTGGGTCTAAAAACAAGCCTAAACCACCAATCATAATCACAAGAGATAGCCCAAATGCCCTTCGATCCCATGTCATGGAAATCGCTACCGGTTGCGATATCATGGACAGTGTATCAACTTTTGCAAGGAGGAGGCAAAGAGGAGTTTGCATTTTGAGTGGAACCGGAACAGTAACAAATGTAACTCTTAAGCAACCAGCTTCGCCCGGTGCGGTGGTTACTTTACATGGAAGATTCGAGATTTTATCGCTTTCAGGTTCGTTCTTGCCACCTCCAGCTCCACCAGCTGCTTCAGGATTGACGATTTATTTAGCTGGTGGCCAAGGCCAAGTTGTTGGGGGGAGTGTGGTGGGCCCACTTCTAGCATCTGGACCGGTGGTGATCATGGCTGCTTCTTTTGGTAATGCAGCTTATGAGAGGCTGCCTTTGGAAGAGGATGAGTCGCAAACACCGGTGCCTGGAACTGGACCTTTAGGGTCACCAGGAGTTAGTAGCATTGGGCAACAGAATCAGCAACAACACCAACTAATGCAAGATCCAAACACATCTCTCTTTCAAGGGTTGCCTCAGAATCTACTAAATTCAGTGCAACTCCCATCTGAGGCCTATTGGGGCACAGGCGGCCGCCCTCCTTATTagtaataaaacaagaaaacttgtggtttttcttttctttcttttactctttgtttctttaattaacTTCTTAACCATCCATCTTCATTCTCCTCTTCTTGCTTTAAGAATTAGGTATCTTTCTAAGATGTTGTTCATCAGGGTTTTCAGCTACCTATGATTGAAGAAGGATGTACAAatttatggaatttttttttgtgggtttgGTGTTTATCAGATCAGTAGCTCCTTTGATTTAGCTTGAAGATGAAGCAGCATCGTCAAGTTATCGCATTGCAATTATCtctatttctttcctttttcttcagcTGCAGTTCTGATAACTTGCCTGATAATTAATCTTTGAAATATTCTTTGCTgaagaaggaaacaaaaaaaacatatattgtccaattctttctttctttttcttttgtttatgtaTGTGTGCTCACTATGAATTTGAGAGGTTCTATGTTACATGATCCGAACACACTCATCTATtaattttcttagaaa
Protein-coding sequences here:
- the LOC133691427 gene encoding AT-hook motif nuclear-localized protein 22-like is translated as MDPVAAHGRPLPPPFHTRDFHLHQFQHQQQQNSEDEQSGNGNLNRGQKREHAEIATNNNNTAEGKELVPSSAGGEGEITRRPRGRPAGSKNKPKPPIIITRDSPNALRSHVMEIATGCDIMDSVSTFARRRQRGVCILSGTGTVTNVTLKQPASPGAVVTLHGRFEILSLSGSFLPPPAPPAASGLTIYLAGGQGQVVGGSVVGPLLASGPVVIMAASFGNAAYERLPLEEDESQTPVPGTGPLGSPGVSSIGQQNQQQHQLMQDPNTSLFQGLPQNLLNSVQLPSEAYWGTGGRPPY